The Salvelinus fontinalis isolate EN_2023a chromosome 32, ASM2944872v1, whole genome shotgun sequence nucleotide sequence GCCGTgttacagcggtgtttgtcagaccatgagacttcCTGAAAATCGTCTTTCTCACGACAACGTCTGTAGCATCCAAACAGTTTGGCTTACATAACtgttatgaccactctatggaaaggggagactcacaaacacgatggtgttaaccgttttgctctatgacccccacaaaCAAATGTCACGAGACTAATCAGGAGGTAACCCCCACAAACAAATGTCACGAGACTAATCAGGAGGTAACCCCCACAAACAAATGTCACGAGACTAATCAGCAGGTAACCCCCACAAACAAATGTCATGAGACTAATCAGGAGGTAACCCCCACAAACAAATGTCACGAGACTAATCAGCAGGTAACCCCCACGAACAAATGTCACGAGACTAATCAGGAGGTAACCCCCACAAACAAATGTCACGAGACTAATCAGGAGGTAACCCCCACAAACAAATGTCACGAGACTAATCAGGAGGTAACCCCCACAAACAAATGTCACGAGACTAATCAGGAGGTAACCCCCACAAACAAATGTCACGAGACTAATCAGGAGGTAACCCCCACAAACAAATGTCACGAGACTAATCAGGAGGTAACCCCCACAAACAAATGTCACGAGACTAATCAGCAGGTAACCCCCACAAACAAATGTCACGAGACTAATCAGGAGGTAACCCCCACAAACAAATGTCACGAGACTAATCAGGAGGTAACCCCCACAAACAAATGTCACGAGACTAATCAGGAGGTAACCCCCACAAACAAATGTCACGAGACTAATCAGCAGGTAACCCCCACAAACAAATGTCACGAGACTAATCAGCAGGTAACCCCCACAAACAAATGTCACGAGACTAATCAGGAGGTAACCCCCACAAACAAATGTCACGAGACTAATCAGCAGGTAACCCCCACAAACAAATGTCACGAGACTAATCAGCAGGTAACCCCCACAAACAAATGTCACGAGACTAATCAGCAGGTAACCCCCACAAACAAATGTCACGAGACTAATCAGGAGGTAACCCCCACAAACAAATGTCACGAGACTAATCAGGAGGTAACCCCCACAAACAAATGTCACGAGACTAATCAGCAGGTAACCCCCACAAACAAATGTCACGAGACTAATCAGCAGGTAACCCCCACAAACAAATGTCACGAGACTAATCAGCAGGTAACCCCCACAAACAAATGTCACGAGACTAATCAGGAGGTAACCCCCACAAACAAATGTCACGAGACTAATCAGGAGGTAACCCCCACAAACAAATGTCACGAGACTAATCAGCAGGTAACCCCCACAAACAAATGGAAGTATAGCGGTAGTTCTGTGCATACAAAAATATTTCCTTAGCTTTCTTATAAACTCAGcaactgtcaactgcgtttattttcagcaaacttaatgtgtaaatatttgtatgaacataagattcaacaacctgagacataaactgaacaacttCCACAGAcaggtgactaacagaaattgaatgatgtgtccctaaacaaagggggggtcCAAATCAaaagtcaatatctggtgtggccaccagctgcattaagtactgcagtgcatctcctcctcatggactgcaccagatttgccagttcttgctgtgagatgttaccccactcttccaccaaggcacctgcaagttcccagacatttctggggggaatggctctagccctcaccctccgatccaacaggtcccagacgtgctcaatgggattgagatccgggttcttcgctggccatggcagaacaatgacattcctgtcttgcaggaaatcacgcacagaacgagcagtatggctggtggtattgtcatgctggagggtcatgtcaggatgagcctgcaggaagtgtaccacatgagggagaaggatgtcttccctgaggatgtcttccctgtaacgtacaacgttgagattgcctgcaatgacaacaagcgcagtccaatgatgctgtgacacactggcccagaccatgatggaccctccacctccaaatcgatcccgctccagattacaggcctcggtgtaacgctcattccttcgacgatcaatcacccctggtgagacaaaaccgcgactcgtcagtgaagtgcactttttgccagtcctgtctggtccagcgacggtgggtttgtgcccataggcgacgttgttgccggtgatgtctggtgaagacctgccttacaacaggcctacaagccctcagtccagcctctcagcctattgtggacagtctgagcactgatggagggattgtgcgttcctggtgtaacttgggcagttgttcttgccttcctgtacctgtcccgcaggtgtgatgtacccatcctgtgcaggtgttgttatacgtggtctgccactgctaggacgatcagctgtctgtcctgtctccctgtagtgctgtcttaggcgtctcacagtacggacattgcaatttattgccctggccacatctgcagtactccttgcagcatgcctaaggcacgttcacacagacagataagcagggaccctgggcatctttttgtgtttttcagagtcagtagaaaggcctctttagtgtcctaagtttccaTAATTGTGACCTTAGCCTCTCTAGGCTAGATGGGATGCTATCCGTATGTGAAAATACCACCCTCTAGCCTAGAGAGGTTCATTGCCTACCGCCTACCGTAAGCTGTTAgtatcttaacgaccgttccacaggtgcatgttcattaattatggttcattgaacaagcatgggaaaccgtgtttaagccctttacaatgaagatctgtgaagttatttggatttttacgaattacctTTGAAAGACAGGTTCCTTCATCTCTTAGATATAGgacacacttcaaaaccttatttcaTATTATTCATTTTTTGACTGTATTTTTGGCCATTTATTGatattattcaatgtgtttctattgccaatagtagtaaaggccaaattaaatattttattcaatttaaatgtatatttttataCTTAAAGGGTTCAAAAAATTTAAAACCAAATTGCTAAATTATCTATGGTAAGACCATCTTTAAACAATTCCAAATGTTAgcttagtaccccccccccccccttaaattAACTCCCAGCCCTTGGTTTGATCCATGTTGACGATTTTGTCCCTCTTCCTCCGTAGGACTGGCCCTTTGATGATGGTGCCCCGCCCCCCACCAAGATAGTGGACGACTGGTTAAACCTGCTTAAGACCAAGTTCAGGGGCGAGCCTGGCTGCTGTATTGCCGTGCACTGTGTGGCGGGGCTGGGCCGGTGAGTGTGTTCACCTGTGTGTGTCTAAGTGTCTATGTGATTGTGGCTAAGTGTGTGTAAAGTGGGACAGGTGGGTTGAATGAGTGTAAGTGACCTTGATTACAATGTTCCATGCTTAGCCTGTTTGCCAGTTAGCGTAAGCCTGGTTCTCTGTGGTCTCCAGGTTTCAcgatctgctctgctctgttggcTTCCCTCTCTTTAACCTACATATCCTCCATGTTTTATCATCTtatcaatctctccctgtctattAACCTGCTAGCAATAGACTGCTGCTTCTGTGGTTCTACCGGCTATTCTCATCCCCACTTTATAGCTAGCTTCTCTGCTGTTAGCACCACTGTCTCTGTTAAGCTATCCTGCTAGTCTTTTTCTCCAGGGTATGAGCTGGATTCATTCTCTGTTAGCGGCCCACACTAACAGGAAAAAATCCTCGCTTTGTCATACTTAGTCTGGTCCTCCAGGGTAGGGTATGCTCTGGACTCATCCTCTCTCTATAGCTTCTGTGTGATTAGCTTtagcctctctcattctctctccctgttaGCCTGGTTCTCCAGGGTGTGTTGTTGTACACCATTCGATTTTCCGGCCCTCAAGTTGACCCCATAGAGCAAGTGTGTTACTAATTCCACAGAGGGCCGTGTGGCTGCGGGTTTTCGCTTCTCCCCTGTACTCTAGGTCTTAATTTAATAGAAAAAGAAAAacagccctccgtggaatgagtttgacatcccTGCCATAGAGATTCCCTCCCGCAGTCTGCCAAGACGGGCTCCACACTACTCACGCCTGTCCAGGGTCATTGATTCAGTGCATCGCTTAGACCAGTGTTTCCcacctccagtacccccagcagcccacctccagtacccccaacagcccacctccagtacccccaacagcccacctttgttgtagccccagacaaacATACCTGATTCAACTCAGAGGccctgatgattagttgacaactTGAATCGGGTGTGCTTGTTTCCTTGTTGGGACCggcgaaatgtccccacttgtccaaatggtccttgttttactatccttgtgaggacttctggttcccacatggatagtaaaaccaaaaaacacacacattgctGTGGGCTCTGTAAGCAGTGGTCAGACAGACGTGTTTTTCTGCATGAATCTGTGTTTACTGCAGTCCTCAGGGCCGGCAGCATTCTGATGGTCTTATTCACACCAGCCAGCCACAGCCTTTAGAGACTCAGGGTGTGGGAGGAGTGGTTGTTTTTCTACAGTTtttccctctctcacactcttgCACCTTCTCACATTCTATCTCGTGTATGCCAGGGTTTCCGGTATTCGGCCGATACATTAAAAGCTGATTTAAATAAGGTTGTTATCGGCCAGTCAAAAAAACAATCCTTTTGCTAAGTCATTTTATTAATTGATGTAAATATCAgtggatgtaaatacatttgaccgtCATGCTTATTGGTCTATAGGTTAATTAGCCCAATTTTCTTTTTTTCCGTTAGTCGTCGTGTTTCTTATTATACGCGTGTAGCATATAGCGCTTACTTTAGCATATAGCGCTTACTTTAGCATATAGCGCTTACTTTAGCATATAGCGCTTACTTTAGCATATAGCGCTTACTTTAGCATATAGCGCTTACTTTAGCATATAGCGCTTACTTTAGCATATAGCGCTTACTTTAGCATATAGCGCTTACTTTAGCATATAGCGCTTACTTTAGCATATAGCGCTTACTTTAGCATATAGCGCTTACTTTAGCATATAGCGCTTACTTTAGCATATAGCGCTTACTTTAGCATATAGCGCTTACTTTAGCATATAGCGCTTACTTTAGCATATAGCGCTTACTTTAGCATATAGCGCTTACTTTAGCATATAGCGCTTACTTTAGCATATAGCGCTTACTTTAGCATATAGCGCTTACTTTAGCATATAGCGCTTACTTTAGCATATAGCGCTTACTTTAGCATATAGCGCTTACTTTGAGTGGACAGCGCTAGCGCAACTGCTGCTTTTATAAGCCCAGTCATTGCGCAACCATTCTAAATGCAATTGTGTGTTAAACAGTTTTGATGGCAATGATTGGAAACAAACtcctatttttatttctcaactggtaattgaagtGCGCCTCCGATTCGCCATTCAAGTGCAAAGGCAATGGTAGGCAGGCTATCAGCACATCACCCACCACTTTGCAATGTAAGCTGGAGGTGGtacgcattttgaaaacatatacttaaTTGTTTTAACGTTAAACCTGAACGGTTTACTTCATTATTAGGCATGTCTTGGCTTGCAAAATCTGACCATAGAAACGtaaaggcaattattttataaaaacTTACTCATATGCCATGctttcccatgtctggaatacactgcatCAGACACACCACCTGCACCacctatcacactttcacaaaaaacatggagacatggctaaaggtcagtcagatttgtgaacataatccctagctgtgtattgctgctttccatgttgtctgttttCTGTgccttgtgaggtgtggaaacactttgttgcttttatgggtTTTGTCTTTTTGTGCTCTGggcatgctatgtcttgcttgtcctatgttgctctgtctgtatgctatgtcttgcttgtcctatgttgctctgtgtgtgctcactgctcattgattgtctgtattgtaattgtttttaaaaacctgcccagggactgtggTTGAGAATTAGCCGGTTGGCttaaaccggcacttttactgaaacactgattaatgtgcactgtccctatAAGAATAAATTCAAACTCAAAAAGTTAATTgctattggttttcatatcaactttctttcattgtccagaagccaaaggccCAAtcttagtcatattagcaacccattgTAGTTGTTGCCTATTTAGATTCCCACTCTACGTTTCTAACAGAGATTTTCATCTGTCACATATGGAACTGCTCGCATCAGGTGCTCTGTTTACAATGGGGTTTTCCCGCAAAGTTGTTTGAAAATTGTTTTATTGGCTGATCATTACAGGAGTTGCAGGTTCTGTTAAGCTAAATTACCATAATCAAAATGTCATTCTGCGCAACGTGGGTAGAAGCCCTAATGGATTTATGCACCCAATGCATTCAAAGTATTGACTTTTAActcattttgttacattaaagccttattctaaaatggattcaattgtttgttTTTGTCAATCTACAAACACTACCCCATAAACAAAAACACTAACAATTTTTCTCATTCATAAAAAAGagatcacatttatataagtattcagaccctttactcagtactttgttgaagcacctttggcaccgattacagccttgagtcttcttgggtatgatgctacaagcttggcacacctgtatttggggagtttctcccttctctgcagatcctctcaagctctgtcaggttggatggggagcatcgctgcacagcttttcaggtctctccagagttgttAGTCttggatctggctgggccactcaaggacattgacaCTTGTTCTAAAGCAACTCGTGCCTCGTCTTGgttatgtgcttagggtcgttgtcctgttggaaggtgaaatttcgccccagtcaggtcctgagcgctctggaatagattttcattaaggatctctctacttttctctgttcatctttccctcggtgCTGACtattttcccagtccctgccgctgaaaaacatccccacagtatgatgctgccgccaccatgccaggttgccaagcgtcatgtctggaggaattcaggccaaagagtttaatcttggtttcatcagactctcatggtctgagagtcctttaggtgcattttggcaaactccaagcgggctgtcatgtgccttttactgaggagtggcttctgtctggccattctaccataaaggcctgattggtggagtgctgcagagatggttggttccctgaccaaggcctttttccctcgattgctcagcttggctgggcggccagctctaggaattcttggtggttccacacttcatccatttaagaatgatggaggccactgtgttcttggggaccttcaatgctgcagacattttctggtacccttccccagatctgtgcctcgacacacttCTGTCTCAGAGTTCTATGgtcaattccttccacctcatggtttggtttttgcgctgacatgcaccttatagacaggtgtgtgtgtgtgtgccttttcaaaatcatgtccactcaattgcatttaccacaggtggactccaagttttagaaacatctcaaggatgatcaatggaaacaggatgcaccttagtGCAActtcgattctcatagcaaagggtctgaatacttttgtaaataagatatttcattttttttttatatatatatatctcagcaaaaaaagaagcggccctttttcaggaccctgtctttcaaagctaattcgtaaaaatccaaataacttcacagatcttcattgtaaaaggtttaaacactgtctcccatgcttgttcaatgaaccataaacatttaatgaacatgcacctgtggaacggtcattaacaCACTAACATCTTACAGAGGGTAGGCAAGTAAGGTCAGTTATGAACACTTAGGACACTAaacaggcctttctactgactgaaaaacaccaaaagaaagatgccctgggtccctgctcatctgcgtgaacgtgccttaggtatgctgcaaggaggcatgaggactacagatattgccagggcaataaattgcaatgtccgtactgtgagacgcctaatacagcactacagggagacaggacagacagctgatcgtcctagcagtggcagaccacgtgtaacaacacctgcacaggatcgaaacatctgaacatcacacctgcgagacaggtacaggatggcaagaacaactgcccaagttacaccaggaacgcacaatccctccatcagtgctcagactgtccgcaataggctgagaggctggacttAAGGGCTTGCAGACCTGTTGTAGgcacaccagacatcaccggcaacaacgtcgcctatgggcacaaacccaccgtcgctggaccagacaggactggcaaaaagcgcTCTTtgctgatgagtcgcggttttgtctcaccgagggtgatggtcggatttgtttatcgtcgaaggaatgagcattacaccgaggcctgtactctggagcgggatagagttggaggtggagggtccgtcatggtctggggcggtgtgtcacagcatcaatcggactgagcttgttgtcattgcaggcaatctcaacgttgtgcgttacagggaagacatcctcctccctcatgtggtacccttcctgcaggctcatcctgacatcatcctccagcatgacaatgccaccagcagtactgctcgttctgtgtgtgatttcctgcaagaaagGAATGtcagaggagatgcactgcagtacttaatgcagctggtggccacaccagatactgactgttacttttgattttgacccccgctttgtttagggacacaatattctatttctgttagtcacatgtctgtggaacttgttcagtttgtctcagttgttgaatctaaTGTTCATacgaatatttacacatgttaagtttgctgaaaataaacgcagttgacagtgagagaggATGTtagttttttttgctgagtttatatatacatttgcaaaaatgtctaaacctgttttctctttgtcattatggggaattgtgtgtagattgtaaaacatctctatttaatccattttagagtaaggctgtggAAAAGGAGAAggcatctgaatactttcctaatgcactatAGGTCCACATTTCTCAACTGGCCAGTTAATTCTTCCCGGTTACGTTGTCCAGCTccacattttcctaacggaaaccctggcaTGCACAAAAGGGTGTTcgttctgtctctttctcatattccctctatcattgtccctcctctccctcttctctctgaaAACCCCACACAAGAATGCTCTGTCAGCTTTGAGTTTTGACATTCCGGGCAGTCTGTCTGGGAAGTTTTTAAGTTTTGTGGTGCATTTTTTTCTTTTTGAGAGGTTTGCTTACAGCAACACTTATCACACTATGTGTGTGAACGTGATGCCCCAGCGGGGTTGCAGTgaacccagccccccccccccttgtgggTTTCCCAGGCCAATGTCTCAGTTTTACACTACCCTGCTACCTACATAACCATGACACAGTATGCTTTACACTACCTCCCTACCCTGCCACCTACATAACCATGACACAGTATGCTTTACACTACCTCCCCACCCTGCTACCTACATAACCATGACACAGTATGCTTTACACTACACTGCCACCTACATAACCATGACACAGCATGTTTTACACTACCTCCCCACCCTGCTACCTACATAACCATGACACAGTATGCTTTACACTACCTCCCCACCCTGCTACCTACATAACCATGACACAGCATGCTTTACACTACCTCCCCACCCTGCCACCTACATAACCATGACACAGCATGTTTTACACTACCTCCCCACCCTGCCACCTACATAACCATGACACAGCATGTTTTACACTACCTCTCTACCCTGCTACCTACATAACCATGACACAGTATGCTTAACACTACACTGCCACCTACATAACCATGACACAGCATGCTTTACACTACCTCCCCACCCTGCCACCTACATAACCATGACACAGCATGCTTTACACTACCCCCCTACCCTGCTACCTACATAACCATGACACAGTATGCTTTACACTACATCCCCACCATGCCACCTACATAACCATGACACAGCATGCTTTACACTACCCCCCCTACCCTGCTACCTACATAACCATGACACAGTATGCTTTACACTACACTGCTACCTACATAACCATGACACAGCATGCTTTACACTACCTACATAACCATGACACAGCATGTTTTACACTACCTCCCTGCTACCTACATAACCATGACACAGCATGTTTTACACTACAACCCCACCCTGCTACCTACATAACCATGACACAGCATGTTTTAcactaccaccctgctacctacATAACCATGACACAGCATGTTTTACACTACAACCCCACCCTGCTACCTACATAACCATGACACAGCATGCTTTACACTACAACCCCACCCTGCTACCTACATAACCATGACACAGCATGTTTTACACTACAACCCCACCCATGCCGGCTGGTATTTGTTGCTTGCTCGCTCTGATTTATTGATATCTATATTGTGTCTGTGCTGTAGAGCTCCAGTCCTGGTGGCCTTAGCGCTGATTGAAACTGGGATGAAGTATGAGGATGCAGTGCAGTTCATACGACAGTAAGTACCACTAACttccacaccagtggaggctggtaagGGAGGTGGGAGGGGGGGGCTTGTATGGTATCAAACACTGTTAGATACTGTTCCATTCCAGCTGTTACTATGAGCCTGTCCCTCCGATTTTAAGTGCCATTAGCCACCACTGTTCCACACAGGGCATGGAGCCTAACCAATGTTTCTGTGCTGTGGAACATGTCATGTATTCTCTTCATTACTTTGTTAGAATTTGCCCAGGGCACATATTGATTTGTGTGGATGTTGTTGCACATGTGCTGCATGGTCTCTTGTGACATTGAGACCACTTTGttgttttccctccctcccctcaggaAGAGACGTGGAGCGTTCAACTCCAAGCAGCTTCTTTACCTGGAGAAATACAGGCCCAAGATGCGTCTGCGGTTCAAGGATGCCAACGGCCCCAACTGTTGCGTCCAGTAACGTGTCTGTGTGCAGCGTCTCATCAAGAATACAGCAGCTAGTGGGAACAACATTATTCCAACCAAGGGGAGAGAGAACTATCAGTAATTATTGTGATTTGTTAACACTGAGACATGACTAATTGATCACAGAATCAATTAATCAACGAGCGAATGATTACATTTGAATGAATGCAAATCTAGGGGTCCAACCAGCCGAACCAATGAACAAGAAGGTCAACGCACACAGATATAGGCCCGCCTCCAAGTTACCAGTGTCCTATCACGGGCGCATAATTTTttcaacatttttattttcagcTTTGAATCATGGGATAGctctttgtatttttttttacacctacatgaaagtttaacaaaccaaatCTACAAATGTTAAAATGGTATCAATATTGATGATTTGTTTATTTTTCTATTAATGATATGAATTATGGATTTGCCCAGGGTTATGtaccttttttaaatgtttgtaaACCCTTCAGCACATTAGTAGAAAAAGGAAAAATTACTGTCCATTTGGCTGTTGATGTATTTTTGTACAACACAAAATCTCTGAAAAGTTCCACTGAAAATGCAGTAATATTTTTCTCTCTACCCCACTTGCTTGATGTCACTTTTTAATTACTGGGTTGGCTGGGTTTTAAATGTCCGCTGTATTTATTCACTGGCTGTAACTAGCAAGGCACTCTGGGGTTGGCGGCAAGGACACTTTTCTGTTTCTCATTTTATTCTAGAGCCATGTTatcattttctttaaaaaaaattaaatacaatCTTGCGGGAGTGCAATATTCAGTCCACCTCGGAAAAGACCCCGAACCCCCTTATGACCATCACACACAGAGCCAGTTTCACAGGAAGACACTGGGCTCGTCTTAATGTAGGTCCTTTTTTTCCATTCACCAAGGCTGCTTACTGGGTTTACAATAGGACTTTCCTACAatgactgtacacacacacacacacacacacaatgatctcAACTGTTAATCCCTTGTCTCACTCTGAAGGAAAAGAGGTGGAAAAGAAAGCAAATGGTCAGTTTCTTTTTTATCATCTTACCCATTTTGAAGATATCCTCAATTCCTATTGGTTTTAAAAGAAATAAAGAAATGGAAATAAGATTGACCTTGTATGATGTCATTTCCTCACCTTTTCCACGTTTTAGAGTATTTGAAATGACCACCTATATTTTGTTGCTCTACTTGGCTTTTTCATTCCTGCATAACTTTTTGTGACATGAGGAATTGCTGAGTCACGCTATCATGGAAAATATATCAATCATCTATTTGATATGGATCACGTCTCATCACCAGGCATGCTCTATCCTGAACGCGCGGCAGGTAAccaagtggttagagcattgggcccgtaaccgaaaggttgctggtgcAAATCCCTgaactgactaggtgaaaaatctgtgccCTCGAGCTGAGCACATAACCCTAAATGCtcttgtaaatcgctctggataagtgtgtgtgtgctaaatGACTTGAATGTAACCCACAAGTCAAAAGGAACAGGACATCCGACAAATACTTGGGAGGCCCGGAGCTTGAGGCTAATGTATGGAAAACCAGCATGGGGTGTAAACAGCTGGGGGCCCTTATCAACTGCGTGCGTGGAGATTCTAGGATTTGCATAGGCAACAAACGCCATaatttgctttaaaaaaaaagcgCAATGGCAAATGATCACATTTCTGTTGGTGTGAGCAGAATGTTTTAATCTTTTGCAGCAACATTGTAAACACTGGCTACATTCTGCAAGATTGATGTTCTATTGAACAATTTGAAAGTAGGGGAGAGCCGGAACTAAAGTGACGCTGGGCGAAAGTAATATGCCTATATTCACAAAAACTAGAAGAAAGTAGTGAAGTCAGCACGTTCCTAATGTGGAGGATGACctcccaacaacaacaaaagacaACCCATATCGACCATGTGAAAGTGATTTTGTGCAAAGCAAGTAATATAAATACAAAAATGGACACAGTGTTTCTCGGTTGTAGAGGGGTTTAAGGTTCCAAACATGTCAGTTTCTTACCCCATTTAG carries:
- the LOC129830804 gene encoding protein tyrosine phosphatase type IVA 2-like; translated protein: MGRLANMNRPAAVEITYEGMRFLITHNPTNATLNKFTEELKKSEVNTLVRVCDATYDKAPVEKEGIEVMDWPFDDGAPPPTKIVDDWLNLLKTKFRGEPGCCIAVHCVAGLGRAPVLVALALIETGMKYEDAVQFIRQKRRGAFNSKQLLYLEKYRPKMRLRFKDANGPNCCVQ